The Nostoc cf. commune SO-36 genomic sequence CGATTTGTTCTACAGTCGATTCTTTCTTTGCCTTATCTTTTGCCTCAACCTTTAGCAGTGGTTCATTGTTGGCATTTCTAGTGTTTGGGCCAATGATTGACATCAAAAGTGTTGGTTTGATGTTATCTATCTTTAAACCCAAAACTATCTTTTACTTATTTGCTTTAGCAGGACAATTAACATTTTTGTTCACTCTCTTCCTGAACTTACACGTTTTTTAACAAATATTTGTCCTTTGTCCTTTGTTAATGACTAATGACCAATGACTAATGATTAATGGCTAACAAAAATCCCAAATCTAAAATCGTAAATCTTTTATTCCCTTGGCTGGATGCCCTAGCAATTACAGCTTGGGGTGTTTTGATGTTGAGATATTGGCAAACTAACAAGCTGAACCTATTGATTCACCCAAATTTCTTTGGGTTGGTGATTGTGGGTGGTATCGGCTTCATCATTATTGGTTTCTTCAAGATGCAGGAACTTTGGCAACGGCGTCGCCGTGATGTTACGCCAAACATGCAGCATATTAGTTTATTTCCCCCTGGTTGGGGCAGTGCTTTGTTGTTGATTACAGCGATTCTAGGTTTTATTATTACACCGCAAGTTTTTGCTAGTGATAAAGCACTCCAAAGAGGCGTGACGGCTGATTTATTAGGAAGCACACGCGTTAAACCCCAAGCCTTTCGCGCTACTGTTCGCCCAGAAGAGCGATCGCTTGTAGACTGGGTACGCACCGTCAATGTCTATCCAGAACCAGATTCATATACAGGGCAAAAAGCCAAGGTGCAAGGATTTGTCATTCACCCACCGGATATAGGAAAAGAATATTTGTTTTTAGCACGATTTGTCTTAACTTGCTGTGCAGCAGATGCTTACCCTATAGGATTGCCTGTCAAACTACAAAATAATCAAGAGCGTTATTCCCCCGATACCTGGCTGGAAGTCGAAGGGCAAATGGTGACAGAAAATTTGGCAGGTAAACGCCAACTTACCATTGCCGCTACCTCTCTCAAAAAGATTCCTCAACCCCAAAATCCTTATAGTTATTAGTTTATTTGTTGATGACAAATGACTAATGACAAATGACAAATGACTAACAACTAATGACTAAATCAAAAGCATTTATCCAACCACTAGATCGCATAGCGATCGCACTCATGCTAATACTGAGTGTGCTGATTGGGTTACTCATATTGCAAGGTGATGTGATAACTGCTCGTGTCCGGGAATTTACTTGGCAAAATCAACAAATTGGCGCAGAAGATAATTCCTTTACGCTCACCTTCAGCCGCCCAATGGAAGTAAAAAGCGTTGAGGATAACTTAAAAATCGAGCCACCCCTAGCAGGTAAATTCAGTTGGGCAGGGCGGCGGATGGTTTATACACTGGTGACACCAGCACCTTATGGCACGAATTATAAAGTGCAGTTACAGGGAGCTAAAGATAAGTTTGCGGAGCAAGAAGGCAAAAATCGGGTAATACAACCCTTTGCTGGTAGTTTCCGCACACGCGATCGCGTTATTCTTTACATCGGAACCGATCAAGAAGAACAGGGTCGCTTAGTTCTTTACAACTTAACTCAAGAGCAA encodes the following:
- a CDS encoding TIGR03943 family putative permease subunit codes for the protein MANKNPKSKIVNLLFPWLDALAITAWGVLMLRYWQTNKLNLLIHPNFFGLVIVGGIGFIIIGFFKMQELWQRRRRDVTPNMQHISLFPPGWGSALLLITAILGFIITPQVFASDKALQRGVTADLLGSTRVKPQAFRATVRPEERSLVDWVRTVNVYPEPDSYTGQKAKVQGFVIHPPDIGKEYLFLARFVLTCCAADAYPIGLPVKLQNNQERYSPDTWLEVEGQMVTENLAGKRQLTIAATSLKKIPQPQNPYSY